Proteins from a single region of Rhodospirillales bacterium:
- the trpD gene encoding anthranilate phosphoribosyltransferase — translation MKAFLATLASGARLSVDEAEELFAIVMAGEATPAQIGAILMALRVRGETVEEITGAVRVMRARVLSITAPAGAIDLVGTGGDGGGTFNISTGAALVVAGCGVPVAKHGNRAVSSKCGAADVLAALGVNLDADLSLIEQAIREAGIGFLMAPRHHAAMRHVAGPRGELGVRTILNLLGPLSNPAHVTRQFTGAFARAWIEPMARVLANLGCERAWVVHGSDGLDELTTTGPSFVAELAGGAVRTFTVSPADAGLPFAWAEDLKGGDALTNAAAMRAMLDGAPSPFRDAVVFNAGAALLVAGKVADLTSGVGCAAAAIASGRARAALDRLIAITNLQPSVAVESG, via the coding sequence CTGAAGGCCTTTCTCGCCACCCTCGCCTCCGGTGCCCGGCTCAGCGTCGACGAGGCCGAGGAGCTGTTCGCCATCGTCATGGCCGGCGAAGCAACACCGGCGCAGATCGGCGCGATCCTCATGGCGCTCCGGGTACGCGGCGAGACCGTCGAGGAAATCACCGGTGCAGTCCGGGTGATGCGGGCCCGGGTGCTCTCGATCACCGCGCCAGCGGGCGCGATCGATCTTGTCGGCACTGGCGGAGATGGCGGCGGGACATTCAATATCTCGACAGGTGCCGCGCTGGTCGTCGCCGGCTGCGGTGTGCCGGTCGCCAAGCACGGCAACCGCGCGGTTTCGTCCAAATGCGGGGCGGCCGACGTGCTGGCCGCCCTTGGCGTTAACCTCGATGCCGACCTGAGCCTCATCGAGCAGGCCATCCGCGAGGCCGGCATCGGCTTTCTGATGGCGCCCCGACACCATGCGGCGATGCGCCATGTCGCCGGCCCTCGCGGCGAGCTCGGCGTGCGCACCATCCTTAACCTGCTGGGGCCGCTGTCGAACCCGGCGCACGTAACCCGCCAGTTCACCGGTGCCTTCGCCCGCGCCTGGATCGAGCCGATGGCCCGCGTGCTCGCCAACCTCGGCTGCGAGCGGGCCTGGGTGGTGCATGGCTCGGACGGCCTTGACGAACTGACGACAACCGGCCCGTCGTTCGTCGCCGAGCTTGCGGGCGGCGCGGTGCGCACGTTTACCGTCTCCCCCGCTGATGCCGGCCTGCCGTTTGCATGGGCGGAGGACCTCAAGGGCGGCGACGCGCTGACGAACGCCGCGGCGATGCGGGCGATGCTGGACGGCGCGCCCAGCCCGTTCCGCGATGCCGTCGTTTTCAATGCCGGCGCGGCCCTGCTCGTCGCCGGCAAGGTTGCCGACCTTACCAGCGGCGTCGGCTGCGCCGCTGCGGCGATCGCCTCCGGGCGCGCGCGGGCAGCCCTTGATCGGTTGATCGCCATTACCAACCTTCAACCGAGCGTCGCGGTGGAGAGCGGATGA
- a CDS encoding heavy-metal-associated domain-containing protein — MGNVRTYSVDGMTCEGCVRAVTNAIRKAGPDAFVQIDLPTGTVSVGGIDSDDTVRTAVEQAGFDFLGPVNPV, encoded by the coding sequence ATGGGCAACGTGCGAACCTACTCGGTTGACGGCATGACCTGCGAGGGCTGCGTGCGCGCCGTGACCAACGCCATCCGCAAGGCCGGCCCCGACGCCTTTGTGCAGATCGACCTTCCGACCGGCACCGTCAGCGTCGGCGGCATCGACAGCGACGATACCGTGCGCACCGCCGTCGAGCAGGCCGGCTTCGACTTCCTCGGTCCGGTCAATCCCGTCTGA
- a CDS encoding HAMP domain-containing protein, with protein sequence MRIRSSVSIKAKVVGIALLVFLAIVIAAVSTFWETRREQAAIAEIEHAASTVTERIMPLATHIAMIRYDVAQVQQWLTDISATRGQDGLDDGPQQAAEYAADFEQQVAASIPLAGDLGLTEVVKALQEAQENFPPYYATGRSMAEAYVQGGPPAGNKLMSAFDADAERIGDTMTRLLESAETAAAQRVAELNAASVEIRASGNDQQRTLLISGIAILAAIIGFVVYLRVFVTRPLGTLTGVMRSLAEGNLDVPIGFEARGDEIGQMAKAVRVFQRAAIENGALRAQREQAQAQAERERHTALRDMADTVETETRSAVDRVGGQTGEMAARAATMLNSAQEVTAISNGLATDADLAFANAQSVAAATEQLSASTQEIGTQVSSASDVTGRAVDRAQSARASIEALSEAVERIDSMAQLIEGFANETNLLALNATIESARAGAAGRGFAVVASEVKNLANETQRSASEIAALLAQVRQATSAAVGTVNEVTQTIAEVSQISSAIAAAVEQQNATTRELARASAETSQAAQHVSASATRAAGVAQTTHTVAGEVRDGAAEMSAGIDDLRESLVRVVRSATAEVDRRSNARIPVALSCAIEAAGGRHSGEVINISCGGAEITGVPLLAAGQRGTLHIGGMPQALPFDVKACKHEHLHIAFHLTDAESQELSGFLARLASAVVPCPSDLKEDVPLRSAA encoded by the coding sequence ATGCGCATTCGATCGAGCGTTTCCATCAAGGCGAAGGTCGTCGGAATTGCCTTGCTTGTCTTCCTTGCGATCGTCATCGCCGCAGTGTCCACGTTCTGGGAGACGCGGCGCGAACAGGCGGCAATCGCGGAGATCGAGCACGCAGCGTCGACGGTGACCGAACGGATCATGCCGCTCGCCACTCACATCGCGATGATCCGCTACGACGTTGCCCAGGTGCAGCAGTGGTTGACCGACATCTCGGCGACGCGTGGGCAGGATGGTCTCGACGACGGGCCGCAACAGGCCGCCGAGTATGCCGCCGATTTTGAACAGCAGGTTGCGGCGTCGATCCCGCTCGCCGGGGATCTCGGCCTTACCGAGGTGGTGAAGGCATTACAGGAAGCGCAAGAGAACTTCCCACCCTATTACGCGACCGGTCGGAGCATGGCGGAGGCGTATGTGCAGGGCGGCCCTCCGGCGGGAAACAAGCTGATGTCGGCGTTCGATGCGGACGCCGAGCGCATCGGCGATACCATGACCCGCCTGCTCGAATCGGCTGAAACGGCCGCTGCACAGCGCGTTGCCGAGCTGAATGCCGCATCCGTGGAAATTCGCGCCTCGGGGAACGATCAACAGCGTACGCTGTTGATCTCCGGCATTGCCATCCTGGCGGCGATCATCGGCTTTGTCGTCTACCTGCGCGTTTTCGTTACCCGGCCGCTGGGAACGCTGACCGGCGTCATGCGCTCACTCGCCGAGGGAAATCTTGACGTGCCGATCGGCTTCGAGGCGCGCGGGGACGAGATCGGCCAGATGGCCAAGGCGGTCCGCGTCTTCCAGCGCGCGGCGATCGAGAATGGCGCCCTGCGAGCGCAGCGGGAGCAGGCACAGGCGCAGGCGGAACGCGAGCGGCACACGGCATTGAGAGACATGGCGGACACGGTCGAAACCGAAACCCGTTCCGCGGTCGATCGTGTCGGCGGTCAAACCGGAGAGATGGCGGCGCGCGCCGCAACGATGCTGAACTCGGCGCAGGAGGTCACCGCGATCTCGAACGGTCTTGCCACCGACGCGGACCTCGCCTTTGCCAATGCCCAGTCCGTCGCCGCCGCGACCGAACAGCTCTCGGCGTCGACTCAGGAGATCGGCACGCAGGTCAGCAGCGCGTCCGATGTCACCGGCCGGGCGGTGGACAGGGCGCAGTCAGCACGGGCGAGCATCGAGGCGCTGAGCGAGGCTGTCGAGCGGATCGACTCGATGGCCCAGCTCATCGAAGGCTTCGCCAACGAAACCAATCTCTTGGCACTGAACGCCACGATCGAATCGGCACGGGCGGGCGCGGCCGGTCGCGGCTTCGCTGTCGTCGCCAGTGAGGTTAAGAACCTGGCGAACGAAACTCAGCGATCGGCGAGCGAGATCGCGGCGCTGCTGGCCCAGGTCCGCCAGGCGACGTCGGCCGCCGTCGGCACGGTGAACGAGGTCACCCAGACCATCGCCGAGGTCTCGCAGATCTCATCGGCGATCGCCGCCGCCGTCGAGCAGCAGAACGCAACGACGCGTGAGCTTGCAAGGGCGAGCGCCGAAACCAGCCAAGCCGCCCAGCATGTCTCCGCCAGCGCCACGCGTGCCGCGGGGGTCGCTCAGACCACGCACACCGTCGCCGGCGAGGTCCGCGACGGTGCCGCAGAAATGTCCGCCGGCATCGACGACCTGCGCGAGAGCTTGGTCCGCGTCGTCCGCTCCGCCACTGCCGAGGTCGATCGCCGGTCGAACGCCCGCATTCCCGTGGCCCTGTCGTGCGCGATCGAGGCGGCGGGCGGGCGCCACTCAGGCGAGGTGATCAATATTTCCTGCGGCGGCGCCGAGATCACCGGCGTTCCGCTTCTCGCCGCGGGACAACGCGGTACGCTTCACATCGGTGGAATGCCCCAGGCCCTGCCGTTCGATGTCAAGGCGTGCAAGCACGAGCATCTGCATATCGCCTTCCATCTCACCGACGCCGAGTCTCAAGAACTCTCCGGCTTTCTCGCACGCCTCGCCTCGGCTGTCGTGCCTTGCCCGTCTGACCTGAAGGAGGACGTTCCGCTGCGGTCGGCGGCGTAG
- the trpC gene encoding indole-3-glycerol phosphate synthase TrpC, with product MSVLEEICAQKRALVAQRKRTCPQAELERLAADASPPRGFASNLWRVIAEGGYGLIAEIKRASPSKGLIRADFDPPVLASAYEAGGATCISVLTDGPYFQGDDAFLIAARAAVSLPVLRKDFLLDPYQIIESRAIGADAVLLILAAIDDGCARELRACAFDLGMDTLVEVHDETEMRRAVALDCTFIGINNRNLATLSVDLATTERLAPFCPGDRLLVSESGLFAHVDFDRMARAGVRCFLVGESLMRQPDVAEATRALLAPTP from the coding sequence ATGAGTGTCCTTGAAGAAATCTGCGCGCAAAAGCGCGCCCTTGTCGCCCAGCGCAAGCGCACCTGCCCCCAGGCAGAGCTTGAGCGGCTCGCCGCCGACGCATCGCCGCCACGCGGCTTCGCCAGTAATCTCTGGCGGGTGATCGCTGAAGGCGGCTACGGTCTCATCGCCGAGATCAAGCGCGCCTCGCCCTCAAAGGGGCTGATCCGCGCCGACTTCGATCCGCCGGTGCTCGCGTCCGCCTACGAGGCGGGCGGCGCCACCTGCATTTCGGTGCTCACCGACGGTCCCTATTTCCAGGGCGACGATGCATTCCTTATCGCGGCTCGGGCGGCAGTGAGCTTGCCGGTGCTACGCAAGGACTTCCTGCTTGACCCCTACCAGATCATCGAGTCGCGGGCGATCGGCGCTGATGCCGTGCTGCTGATTCTCGCCGCCATCGACGACGGCTGCGCGCGCGAGCTGCGGGCGTGCGCCTTTGATCTCGGTATGGATACCCTGGTCGAGGTGCATGACGAGACCGAGATGCGCCGGGCGGTGGCGCTCGATTGCACGTTCATCGGTATCAACAACCGCAACCTTGCGACCCTGAGCGTCGATCTGGCGACCACAGAACGGCTGGCGCCATTCTGTCCGGGTGATCGCCTCCTGGTCAGCGAGAGCGGCCTGTTCGCCCACGTCGACTTCGATCGCATGGCCCGCGCCGGGGTGCGCTGTTTCCTGGTTGGCGAATCGCTGATGCGCCAGCCGGACGTCGCCGAGGCGACGCGCGCCTTGCTCGCGCCCACGCCCTGA
- a CDS encoding carboxymuconolactone decarboxylase family protein → MSAADELKKLAPLGELKPEVMKAFVAFDSAAMADGALSRKIKELMAVAVALTTQCPYCLTIHSEFARKAGATDEELAEVTFLAAALRAGAAVTHGANHVLPRT, encoded by the coding sequence ATGAGCGCCGCTGATGAACTGAAGAAGCTGGCTCCACTCGGAGAGCTTAAGCCAGAGGTGATGAAGGCCTTCGTCGCCTTCGATAGCGCGGCCATGGCCGATGGCGCGCTGTCGCGAAAGATCAAGGAGCTGATGGCGGTTGCCGTGGCGCTGACCACCCAGTGCCCTTACTGCCTGACCATTCACAGCGAATTCGCGCGCAAGGCGGGCGCGACCGACGAGGAACTGGCGGAAGTCACCTTCCTCGCCGCCGCGCTGCGCGCCGGTGCCGCGGTCACGCACGGCGCCAATCACGTGCTGCCCAGGACCTGA
- a CDS encoding aminodeoxychorismate/anthranilate synthase component II, translating to MLLLIDNYDSFTYNLFHYLGELGADVDVRRNDALSAEDALALKPDGIVLSPGPCDPDRAGICLALIEQAAGKTPLLGVCLGHQSIGQAFGGKVVRAPKPMHGKISRISHDGSGVFAGLPSPFAATRYHSLMVEKETWPECLVPTAESEDGVVQGLRHRELPIFGVQFHPESIATEHGHALLRNFLDATRQ from the coding sequence ATGCTCTTGTTGATCGATAACTACGACAGCTTCACCTACAATCTCTTTCATTATCTGGGAGAGCTCGGCGCCGATGTCGACGTCCGCCGCAACGATGCGCTGAGCGCCGAGGACGCGCTGGCGCTGAAACCGGACGGCATCGTCCTGTCGCCGGGGCCGTGCGATCCCGACCGGGCGGGGATCTGTCTGGCGCTGATCGAGCAGGCCGCCGGGAAGACACCCCTGCTTGGCGTCTGCCTCGGCCACCAGAGCATCGGTCAGGCGTTCGGCGGCAAGGTGGTGCGCGCGCCCAAGCCGATGCACGGCAAGATCAGCCGGATCAGCCACGACGGCAGCGGCGTTTTCGCCGGCCTGCCTTCGCCCTTCGCCGCCACCCGCTATCACTCGCTGATGGTCGAGAAGGAAACCTGGCCGGAGTGCCTGGTTCCGACGGCGGAAAGCGAGGACGGCGTCGTCCAGGGCCTGCGCCATCGCGAGCTACCGATCTTCGGGGTGCAGTTCCACCCGGAGAGCATCGCCACCGAACACGGTCACGCGCTGCTGCGCAACTTCCTCGATGCGACGCGGCAGTAG
- the moaC gene encoding cyclic pyranopterin monophosphate synthase MoaC yields the protein MTGSSHFDAAGNARMVDVSGKEPNDRTATAKARVVMSQETLATIAGGAAKKGDVLAVARLAGIMAAKQTSQLIPLCHPLSLTSVTVDLVCDAVESAVDITATCRVRERTGVEMEAMTAAAITALTVYDMCKSLDRGMRIEAIRLVHKSGGSSGTFEAD from the coding sequence ATGACCGGATCGTCGCATTTCGATGCTGCGGGCAATGCCCGGATGGTCGACGTCTCCGGCAAGGAGCCCAATGATCGCACGGCGACGGCGAAAGCCCGCGTTGTCATGAGCCAGGAAACGCTGGCAACCATCGCCGGTGGCGCGGCGAAAAAGGGCGACGTTCTCGCTGTCGCCCGTTTGGCCGGCATCATGGCGGCGAAGCAGACATCGCAACTGATTCCCTTGTGCCATCCCCTGTCGCTCACCTCGGTTACCGTCGATCTCGTCTGCGATGCGGTGGAGAGCGCCGTGGACATCACTGCGACCTGCCGCGTGCGCGAGCGCACCGGCGTCGAGATGGAGGCGATGACGGCGGCGGCGATCACGGCGCTTACAGTCTACGATATGTGCAAGTCGCTCGATCGTGGCATGCGGATCGAAGCCATCCGCCTGGTGCACAAATCGGGTGGGTCGTCTGGCACGTTCGAGGCCGATTGA
- the ftsH gene encoding ATP-dependent zinc metalloprotease FtsH codes for MDKKQVVNVWYVLMAVLALLFFQNWWVEQREVETLPYSAFEKLLTEGGIDKMSVGSTVIEGTLKKATADGRTGFRTVIVNPALAEQFAKYDVQYSGVVHSTFFSDLLSWIVPMVVFFFLWMFFIRKMAEKQGFGGLTAIGKSKAKVYVERDTKTTFDDVAGVDEAKEELEEIVDFLKNPKAHGRLGARVPKGVLLLGPPGTGKTLLARAVAGEAGVPFFSMNGSEFVEMFVGVGAARVRDLFEQARKQAPCIIFIDELDALGRSRSLAPMGGHDEKEQTLNQLLVELDGFDPGTGIVLLASTNRPEILDPALLRAGRFDRHVLVDRPDRIGRAAILGVHLKEKALDPSVDAEAVASLTPGFTGADLANLVNEAALIATRRDAAAISMADFTQGVERIVAGLEKKNRLLNPREREIVAFHEMGHALIGMALPGIDVVHKVSIIPRGVGALGYTIQRPTEDRFLMSRAELENKMAVLLGGRTAERLVFDEISTGAADDLAKVTDIARAMVARYGMIDALGNVAYEEERRSLLGPAEFQAPSPRKYSEATAREIDTAVRDLVAAASARARTLLEANRALLDRSARLLLDRETLDEAELKAFAAEVKKAA; via the coding sequence ATGGACAAAAAGCAGGTCGTGAACGTTTGGTACGTGCTCATGGCGGTCCTGGCGTTGCTGTTCTTTCAGAACTGGTGGGTCGAACAGCGCGAGGTCGAAACGCTACCCTACAGCGCGTTTGAAAAGCTGCTGACCGAAGGCGGCATCGATAAGATGTCGGTCGGCTCTACGGTGATCGAGGGGACGCTTAAGAAGGCGACGGCCGACGGTCGGACCGGGTTTCGTACGGTCATCGTCAACCCGGCGCTCGCTGAGCAATTCGCCAAGTACGATGTCCAGTACTCTGGGGTCGTACATAGCACCTTCTTCAGCGATCTTCTGTCGTGGATCGTACCGATGGTCGTGTTTTTCTTTTTGTGGATGTTCTTCATCCGCAAGATGGCGGAAAAGCAGGGCTTTGGCGGCCTGACGGCGATCGGCAAAAGCAAGGCCAAGGTCTACGTCGAGCGCGACACCAAGACCACCTTCGACGACGTCGCCGGTGTCGACGAGGCCAAGGAGGAACTCGAGGAGATCGTCGATTTTCTCAAGAACCCGAAAGCGCACGGTCGTCTCGGCGCCCGTGTGCCCAAGGGGGTGCTGCTGCTGGGTCCGCCCGGAACCGGCAAGACCCTGCTCGCGCGCGCGGTCGCGGGCGAAGCCGGCGTGCCGTTCTTCTCAATGAATGGCTCGGAGTTCGTCGAGATGTTCGTCGGCGTCGGCGCCGCGCGGGTGCGCGATCTTTTCGAGCAGGCGCGCAAGCAGGCGCCGTGCATCATCTTCATCGACGAGCTTGACGCGCTGGGCCGCTCGCGCTCGCTGGCGCCGATGGGCGGGCACGACGAAAAGGAGCAGACGCTCAACCAGCTCCTCGTCGAACTCGACGGCTTCGATCCCGGCACCGGCATCGTTCTGCTCGCCTCGACCAACCGGCCGGAAATCCTCGATCCGGCGCTCCTGCGCGCCGGCCGCTTTGATCGTCACGTGCTTGTCGACCGGCCGGACCGGATCGGCCGCGCCGCCATCTTGGGCGTGCACTTGAAAGAAAAGGCGCTCGATCCAAGCGTCGATGCTGAAGCGGTTGCGAGCCTGACGCCGGGATTCACCGGCGCCGATCTCGCCAATCTCGTCAACGAGGCGGCGTTGATCGCCACCCGCCGGGATGCTGCGGCGATCTCGATGGCGGACTTCACCCAGGGAGTCGAGCGCATCGTTGCCGGTCTCGAGAAGAAGAATCGCCTGCTCAATCCCCGCGAGCGCGAAATCGTCGCCTTCCACGAAATGGGCCACGCGCTCATTGGCATGGCGCTGCCGGGCATCGATGTCGTCCATAAGGTTTCAATCATCCCCCGCGGCGTCGGTGCCCTCGGCTACACCATTCAGCGCCCGACCGAGGACCGTTTTCTCATGTCGCGGGCCGAGCTTGAGAACAAGATGGCGGTGCTGCTCGGCGGGCGCACCGCCGAGCGCCTCGTCTTCGACGAGATCTCGACCGGCGCCGCCGATGACCTCGCCAAGGTCACCGACATCGCCCGCGCCATGGTCGCGCGCTACGGCATGATCGATGCGCTCGGCAACGTCGCCTACGAGGAGGAGCGCCGCTCGCTGCTCGGCCCGGCGGAATTTCAGGCACCGTCACCGCGCAAGTACAGCGAGGCGACCGCGCGGGAGATCGATACCGCGGTACGCGATCTCGTCGCCGCTGCCTCCGCGCGGGCGCGTACCCTGCTCGAAGCCAACCGCGCCTTGCTCGACCGCAGCGCCCGGTTGCTGCTCGATCGGGAGACGCTCGACGAGGCAGAACTCAAGGCTTTCGCCGCAGAGGTCAAAAAGGCGGCGTAA
- the lexA gene encoding transcriptional repressor LexA produces MLTKKQFELLMFIDKRLKESGVSPSFDEMKDALGLRSKSGIHRLMTGLEERGFVRRLPHRARALEVLRLPENMTSVGIAVRRSEGFAPNVIKADFKLPGHPAPPGAHVVPLPLYGKIAAGTPIAALRDHSRSIDVPSVLVGNGEHYALEVEGDSMIEAGILDGDTVIIQKSETADSGTIVVALVDNEEVTLKRLRRRGQSIALEPANSAYEARICGPDQVKVQGRLVGLLRRY; encoded by the coding sequence ATGTTGACCAAAAAGCAATTCGAGCTGCTGATGTTTATCGACAAGCGGCTGAAGGAATCCGGGGTTTCGCCGTCGTTCGACGAAATGAAGGATGCGCTCGGGCTTCGCTCGAAATCTGGAATCCACCGTCTGATGACCGGTCTCGAGGAGCGCGGCTTCGTTCGCCGACTGCCGCATCGGGCACGAGCACTCGAGGTCCTGCGTTTACCCGAGAACATGACCTCCGTCGGCATCGCCGTGCGTCGAAGCGAGGGTTTCGCCCCCAACGTCATCAAGGCGGACTTCAAGCTTCCCGGCCATCCGGCGCCTCCCGGTGCGCACGTCGTTCCGCTGCCGCTCTACGGCAAGATTGCCGCCGGGACGCCGATCGCGGCGCTGCGCGACCACTCGCGTTCGATCGATGTGCCTTCGGTTCTCGTCGGCAATGGCGAGCACTATGCTCTCGAGGTCGAGGGCGATTCGATGATCGAGGCCGGCATTCTTGATGGTGATACGGTGATCATCCAGAAGTCGGAAACGGCGGATAGCGGCACGATTGTCGTTGCTCTGGTCGACAATGAGGAGGTCACCCTCAAGCGGCTGCGTCGTCGCGGCCAGTCCATCGCGCTCGAGCCGGCGAATTCCGCCTACGAGGCGCGCATCTGTGGGCCGGATCAGGTCAAGGTTCAAGGTCGTCTGGTTGGTCTTTTGCGACGCTACTGA
- a CDS encoding molybdopterin molybdotransferase MoeA: MIAVEAAIARIRAAFSALPAETISLDQALGRVLAQAVAAHVSHPPCAVSAMDGYAIRADDVPEVPAVLRVPGASTAGAGYVERIQPKEAVRIFTGAPVPAGADTIIIQEHTQQSDGHVVVQRPPQPGRHIRRMAQDFAAGDVLLKAGRRLSARDLGLVAAMNVPWLRVHRKPRIAVVATGDELVLPGEPIGPAQIVSSASVFVTAALRGFGAEPVSLGITGDDAAALAGTIRAARGADLLITIGGASVGDFDLVRRALDGEGFDLDFYKVAMRPGKPLIFGRLNAMPVLGLPGNPVSAGITLLRFAKPAIEAMLGLDASSPPLPTVQLATDLPANDDREDYIRATLCRDADGDVIATPLRSQDSALLSAFAAAECLLVRPPHAAAAKAGERSAALIFSDHAPTF, from the coding sequence ATGATCGCCGTCGAAGCGGCGATCGCCCGCATCCGCGCCGCCTTCTCGGCGCTGCCGGCGGAGACGATCAGCCTCGATCAAGCCCTGGGTCGCGTGCTCGCGCAGGCGGTCGCGGCCCATGTTTCGCATCCGCCCTGTGCCGTCTCGGCCATGGATGGCTATGCGATCAGGGCCGATGATGTCCCCGAGGTACCGGCGGTGCTGCGGGTTCCGGGCGCATCGACGGCCGGCGCCGGCTACGTTGAGCGCATTCAGCCGAAAGAAGCGGTGCGCATCTTCACCGGTGCACCGGTGCCGGCGGGCGCCGATACGATCATCATTCAAGAGCACACTCAGCAATCGGACGGACACGTCGTCGTGCAGCGGCCGCCCCAGCCTGGCCGGCATATTCGCCGCATGGCACAGGACTTCGCCGCGGGGGATGTCCTGCTCAAGGCTGGCCGCAGGCTCTCAGCCCGGGATCTTGGTCTTGTTGCGGCGATGAACGTGCCCTGGCTCAGGGTTCACCGCAAGCCGCGCATCGCCGTTGTCGCGACCGGAGATGAGCTGGTGCTGCCGGGCGAGCCGATCGGGCCGGCGCAGATCGTCAGCTCCGCCAGCGTGTTCGTAACCGCAGCCTTGCGCGGCTTCGGCGCCGAACCCGTATCCCTCGGCATCACCGGTGATGACGCGGCCGCGCTCGCGGGCACGATCCGGGCTGCCCGGGGCGCCGATCTTTTGATCACCATCGGCGGAGCGTCGGTCGGCGATTTCGATCTCGTCCGCCGCGCGCTTGACGGCGAAGGCTTCGATCTCGATTTCTACAAGGTCGCAATGCGTCCAGGCAAACCCCTGATCTTCGGCCGCCTTAACGCCATGCCGGTGCTCGGTCTTCCGGGAAATCCCGTCTCCGCCGGTATCACCCTGCTGCGCTTTGCAAAACCTGCGATCGAAGCGATGCTGGGTCTCGATGCCTCGTCCCCGCCTCTGCCGACCGTCCAGCTCGCCACCGATCTGCCGGCGAATGACGATCGCGAGGATTATATCCGCGCGACCCTCTGCCGCGATGCCGACGGAGATGTCATTGCGACGCCGCTTCGCTCGCAAGACAGTGCGTTGCTGAGCGCCTTCGCCGCCGCCGAATGTCTGCTCGTCAGGCCGCCGCACGCCGCGGCAGCGAAGGCAGGCGAGCGTTCGGCGGCCCTCATTTTTTCCGATCACGCGCCGACGTTTTGA
- a CDS encoding carboxymuconolactone decarboxylase family protein: MDARINPYQAAPEAMKAMLALESYVGGCGLEISLIDLVKTRASQINGCAFCIHMHTHEARARGESEERLYLLSAWEESPLYSERERAALAWTEAVTRVAETHVPDTVYEAVRRYFAEDELVKLTLLVATINAWNRIAISFRAVHPVAAAAGIQPGTAGAA; the protein is encoded by the coding sequence TTGGACGCGCGAATCAATCCCTATCAGGCGGCTCCCGAGGCGATGAAGGCGATGCTGGCGCTCGAGAGCTACGTCGGCGGCTGCGGGCTCGAGATCTCGCTGATCGATCTCGTCAAGACGCGGGCCTCGCAGATCAACGGCTGCGCCTTCTGCATCCACATGCACACGCATGAGGCGCGGGCGCGCGGCGAGAGCGAGGAGCGCCTTTATCTGCTGAGCGCCTGGGAGGAATCGCCGCTCTACAGCGAGCGGGAGCGGGCGGCGCTGGCCTGGACGGAGGCGGTGACGCGCGTTGCCGAAACCCATGTTCCCGATACAGTCTACGAAGCGGTGCGCCGATACTTCGCCGAGGACGAACTGGTCAAGCTCACCCTGCTTGTCGCCACCATCAACGCCTGGAACCGCATCGCCATCAGCTTTCGCGCGGTTCATCCCGTCGCGGCTGCTGCCGGGATACAACCGGGTACGGCCGGCGCCGCTTGA